From Streptomyces sp. 6-11-2, one genomic window encodes:
- a CDS encoding serine/threonine-protein kinase, which produces MQPLEADEPATVGPYRLLGRLGSGGMGRVYLGRSAGGRTVAVKIVHPHFALDEEFRARFRREVEAARRVGGAWTAPVLDADPEAPVPWVATAYAAGPSLAAAIADAGPLPEHSVRVLGAGLAEALAAVHELGLVHRDVKPSNVLLTLDGPLLIDFGIARATDGTASLTSTGVSVGSPGYMSPEQILGKGVTGAADVFSLGAVLVHAATGEPPFPGDSSASLLYKVVHEEPELGSLAGDVRDLAVACLAKDPGARPGPGEVAGRLAPEGASRLVAAGWLPSRLVEQVSRSAVSLLNLEATAAEPPSQPSSGPLGFSRVSVPGPAPVATGEPPRPTEAAPGGGFGPPPLMGAAAMGPAAPPTHSGPQDAPPLGTTAPAGPGRFSVTVAGKAAPGADGRGRRLSCTVVLAVAGALAAVTVGSLWLFPFRDDRADNAGAGPGGTPTPAATAGGDHRSTGPTATASPVPARYLGTWEGQGTALDGTLPLGDFRLTVHQAAVGRELGTLHQTDQLGGVCDDVLTLKQVTNTQLVAVSRGARTNHAGCNPAPHTVRLTPVGNDLKYTADSSAEGNPVARLSKVK; this is translated from the coding sequence ATGCAGCCGCTCGAAGCAGACGAGCCCGCCACCGTGGGTCCCTACCGGTTGCTCGGCCGGCTGGGCTCCGGCGGCATGGGCCGTGTCTACCTGGGCCGCAGTGCGGGCGGCCGCACCGTCGCGGTGAAGATCGTGCACCCGCACTTCGCGCTCGACGAGGAGTTCCGCGCCCGGTTCCGCCGCGAGGTCGAGGCCGCGCGCCGGGTGGGCGGCGCCTGGACCGCGCCGGTCCTGGACGCCGACCCCGAGGCCCCGGTGCCGTGGGTGGCCACCGCCTACGCGGCCGGCCCCTCCCTCGCCGCGGCGATCGCGGACGCCGGCCCGCTGCCCGAGCACTCCGTACGGGTGCTGGGGGCGGGCCTGGCCGAGGCGCTGGCGGCGGTACACGAACTGGGCCTGGTGCACCGGGACGTGAAGCCGTCCAACGTGCTGCTCACCCTCGACGGCCCGCTGCTCATCGACTTCGGCATCGCCCGCGCCACCGACGGCACCGCGTCCCTGACCTCGACCGGTGTCTCGGTCGGCTCGCCCGGCTACATGTCCCCCGAGCAGATCCTCGGCAAGGGCGTCACGGGCGCGGCCGACGTCTTCTCCCTGGGCGCGGTGCTGGTGCACGCCGCGACGGGCGAGCCCCCGTTCCCGGGCGACTCCTCGGCGTCCCTCCTGTACAAGGTCGTCCACGAGGAACCCGAACTGGGCTCCCTGGCAGGGGATGTGCGGGACCTGGCGGTGGCCTGCCTGGCCAAGGACCCCGGCGCCCGGCCCGGCCCCGGCGAGGTGGCCGGCCGCCTCGCCCCCGAGGGCGCCTCCCGCCTGGTCGCGGCCGGCTGGCTCCCGTCCCGCCTGGTCGAACAGGTCAGCCGCAGCGCCGTGTCGCTGCTCAACCTGGAGGCGACGGCGGCGGAACCGCCATCTCAGCCGTCGTCCGGTCCGCTGGGATTCAGCCGAGTCTCGGTGCCGGGCCCCGCCCCGGTCGCCACCGGTGAGCCCCCGCGGCCCACGGAAGCCGCACCCGGCGGCGGGTTCGGCCCGCCACCCCTCATGGGCGCCGCGGCCATGGGACCCGCGGCGCCCCCTACCCACTCCGGCCCGCAGGACGCGCCCCCGCTGGGAACCACCGCGCCGGCCGGTCCCGGCAGGTTCTCCGTCACCGTGGCCGGCAAGGCGGCGCCCGGCGCGGACGGCCGGGGCCGCCGCCTGAGCTGCACCGTGGTCCTCGCGGTCGCGGGCGCGCTGGCGGCGGTGACCGTCGGTTCGCTGTGGCTGTTCCCGTTCCGGGACGACCGTGCCGACAACGCCGGCGCCGGCCCCGGCGGGACACCGACACCGGCCGCCACCGCGGGCGGCGACCACCGCTCCACCGGGCCGACCGCCACCGCCTCGCCCGTCCCCGCCCGCTACCTCGGCACCTGGGAGGGCCAGGGCACCGCCCTCGACGGCACCCTGCCCCTCGGCGACTTCCGGCTGACCGTCCACCAGGCCGCCGTGGGCCGGGAACTGGGTACCCTCCACCAGACGGACCAGCTCGGCGGCGTCTGCGACGACGTACTCACCTTGAAGCAGGTGACGAACACCCAGCTGGTAGCCGTCTCCCGGGGCGCCAGGACCAACCACGCGGGCTGCAATCCCGCCCCGCACACGGTCCGCCTCACCCCGGTCGGCAACGACCT
- a CDS encoding menaquinone biosynthetic enzyme MqnA/MqnD family protein has protein sequence MDNSRTRPRVGHIQFLNCLPLYWGLARTGTLLDFELTKDTPEKLSERLVRGELDIGPITLVEFLKHADDLVAFPDIAVGCDGPVMSCVIVSQVPLDRLDGARVALGSTSRTSVRLAQLLLAERYGVAPDYYTCPPDLSLMMQEAEAAVLIGDAALRANLHDGPRYGLEVHDLGQLWKEWTGLPFVFAIWAARRDYLEREPDITGKVHEAFLASRNLSLEEVTKVAEQAARWEAFDQEVLERYFTTLDFSFGDPQLAAVAEFARRVGPTTGFPADVKVELLRP, from the coding sequence GTGGACAATTCTCGCACCCGGCCGCGCGTCGGCCACATCCAGTTCCTCAACTGCCTGCCCCTGTACTGGGGGCTCGCGAGAACCGGCACGCTCCTCGACTTCGAGCTGACGAAGGACACCCCGGAGAAGCTCAGCGAGCGGCTCGTGCGGGGAGAACTCGACATCGGGCCGATCACCCTCGTCGAGTTCCTCAAGCACGCGGACGACCTGGTCGCCTTTCCCGACATCGCCGTCGGCTGCGACGGTCCGGTGATGTCGTGCGTCATCGTCTCGCAGGTCCCGCTGGACCGACTCGACGGCGCCCGGGTCGCCCTCGGGTCGACCTCCCGGACCTCCGTCCGCCTTGCCCAGCTGCTGCTGGCCGAGCGGTACGGGGTGGCCCCCGACTACTACACCTGCCCGCCCGACCTCAGCCTGATGATGCAGGAGGCGGAGGCGGCGGTGCTCATCGGTGACGCCGCCCTGCGCGCCAACCTCCACGACGGCCCGCGCTACGGGCTCGAGGTGCACGACCTCGGGCAGCTGTGGAAGGAGTGGACGGGACTGCCCTTCGTCTTCGCGATCTGGGCGGCGCGGCGCGACTACCTCGAGCGCGAGCCGGACATCACCGGCAAGGTGCACGAGGCCTTCCTGGCCTCCCGCAACCTCTCCCTGGAGGAGGTCACCAAGGTCGCCGAGCAGGCGGCCCGCTGGGAGGCCTTCGACCAGGAGGTCCTGGAGCGGTACTTCACCACCCTCGACTTCAGCTTCGGCGACCCGCAGCTCGCCGCGGTGGCCGAGTTCGCGCGCCGCGTCGGCCCGACGACCGGCTTCCCGGCGGACGTGAAGGTGGAGCTGCTGCGGCCGTAG
- a CDS encoding cold-shock protein: protein MATGTVKWFNAEKGFGFIAQEGGGPDVFVHYSAINATGFRSLEENQQVSFDVTQGPKGPQAENVTPV from the coding sequence ATGGCTACCGGAACCGTGAAGTGGTTCAACGCCGAAAAGGGCTTTGGTTTCATCGCCCAGGAAGGCGGCGGCCCCGACGTCTTCGTCCACTACTCCGCAATCAACGCGACCGGTTTCCGCTCTCTCGAAGAGAACCAGCAGGTGAGCTTCGACGTCACCCAGGGTCCGAAGGGCCCGCAGGCGGAGAACGTCACCCCGGTCTGA
- a CDS encoding long-chain fatty acid--CoA ligase yields the protein MPLSYSSPSSHGPAASSSSGFDYDPDAVPAFVPPQTRRLDGEVREAYIPPLVPPVTHGSLADLPFENAAADPGRQVVSRRDADGGWTHLTAAQFADQVLAMAKGLIAAGLAPGDRIAVMARTKYEWTLLDFAAWAAGLVTVPVYPTSSVFQTRWILQDSGAVALVTEKARQAAALGPERERLMDLRHVWVMEKGHLDHLAESGADVPDQEVAVRRGVLGPDTLATLVYTSGTTGHPKGCALSHGNFLAEVDNAIEVLYPAFKARTSEEAATLLFLPLSHVFGRMVAVACVRAGVRLGHAPSLKSQDLLEDLASFRPTFLLAIPYMLEKVYNNARATAERGGRASSFDRAADVARRYGEAAEARRHGTGPGPSRALRTARALYDVLLYRRIRAALGGRLRYLICGGSPLGRRLAAFYEGAGVEVYEGYGLTESTGAATVTPPQKPRLGTVGWPLPGTRVRIAADGEVLLAGGQVLRGYWNPHAGGVVPATHDGWFPTGDIGRLDDDGYLTITGRKKEILITAGGKNVAPAPLENWLRAHPLISQCMVLGDRRPYISALITLDPEGIAHWRQMNGRHPVPAEHLVDDPELAAVLQRAVNEANKLVSRPESIRRFAVLPVDFTEGAGHLTPTMKLRREAILRDFAQEVEGLYA from the coding sequence ATGCCTCTCTCGTACTCGTCCCCGTCGTCCCACGGCCCGGCCGCGTCGTCCTCGTCGGGGTTCGACTACGACCCCGACGCGGTCCCGGCGTTCGTGCCGCCGCAGACCCGCCGGCTGGACGGCGAGGTGCGCGAGGCGTACATCCCCCCGCTGGTGCCGCCGGTGACGCACGGCTCGCTGGCCGACCTGCCGTTCGAGAACGCGGCCGCCGACCCCGGTCGCCAGGTCGTCAGCCGCCGGGACGCCGACGGCGGCTGGACGCATCTGACCGCCGCGCAGTTCGCCGACCAGGTACTGGCGATGGCCAAGGGCCTGATCGCGGCGGGCCTGGCGCCGGGCGACCGGATCGCGGTCATGGCGCGCACGAAGTACGAGTGGACCCTGCTGGACTTCGCCGCCTGGGCCGCCGGTCTGGTCACGGTCCCCGTCTACCCCACGTCCTCCGTCTTCCAGACCCGCTGGATCCTCCAGGACTCCGGCGCGGTCGCCCTGGTGACGGAGAAGGCCCGGCAGGCCGCGGCCCTCGGCCCGGAACGCGAGCGCCTGATGGACCTGCGCCATGTGTGGGTCATGGAGAAGGGCCACCTCGACCACCTGGCGGAGAGCGGCGCGGACGTCCCGGACCAGGAGGTCGCCGTGCGCCGGGGCGTCCTGGGACCCGACACGCTCGCCACCCTGGTCTACACCTCGGGCACGACCGGCCACCCCAAGGGCTGCGCGCTCAGCCACGGCAACTTCCTGGCGGAGGTCGACAACGCCATCGAGGTCCTCTACCCGGCCTTCAAGGCGAGGACGTCGGAGGAGGCCGCGACGCTGCTCTTCCTGCCCCTCTCCCACGTCTTCGGCCGTATGGTCGCGGTGGCCTGCGTCCGTGCGGGCGTCCGGCTGGGCCACGCGCCGAGCCTGAAGTCGCAGGATCTGCTGGAGGACCTGGCGAGCTTCCGGCCGACGTTCCTGCTGGCCATCCCGTACATGCTGGAGAAGGTCTACAACAACGCGCGCGCCACCGCCGAGCGCGGCGGCCGGGCGTCGTCCTTCGACCGCGCGGCCGACGTGGCCCGCCGCTACGGCGAGGCGGCCGAGGCCCGCCGGCACGGTACGGGCCCCGGCCCCAGCCGCGCCCTGCGGACGGCCCGCGCCCTCTACGACGTCCTCCTCTACCGCCGTATCCGGGCCGCCCTCGGCGGCCGCCTGCGCTATCTCATCTGCGGCGGCTCCCCGCTGGGCCGCCGCCTGGCCGCGTTCTACGAGGGCGCCGGCGTCGAGGTCTACGAGGGCTACGGCCTGACCGAGTCGACGGGCGCGGCCACGGTCACGCCGCCGCAGAAACCCCGTCTGGGCACGGTCGGCTGGCCGCTGCCGGGCACGCGGGTGCGCATCGCGGCGGACGGCGAGGTGCTGCTGGCCGGGGGTCAGGTCCTGCGCGGCTACTGGAACCCGCACGCGGGCGGGGTGGTGCCGGCGACGCACGACGGCTGGTTCCCGACGGGCGACATCGGCCGCCTGGACGACGACGGCTACCTGACGATCACGGGCCGGAAGAAGGAGATCCTGATCACCGCGGGCGGCAAGAACGTCGCCCCGGCCCCCCTGGAGAACTGGCTCCGCGCCCACCCGCTGATCTCCCAGTGCATGGTGCTGGGAGACCGCCGCCCCTACATCTCCGCCCTGATCACCCTGGACCCCGAAGGCATCGCCCACTGGCGGCAGATGAACGGCAGGCACCCCGTCCCCGCCGAACACCTCGTCGACGACCCCGAGTTGGCGGCGGTGCTGCAACGTGCCGTGAACGAGGCGAACAAACTCGTCTCCCGCCCGGAGTCCATCCGCCGCTTCGCCGTCCTCCCTGTGGACTTCACGGAAGGAGCGGGCCACCTGACCCCGACGATGAAGCTCCGCCGGGAGGCGATCCTGCGCGACTTCGCACAAGAGGTGGAGGGGTTGTACGCGTAG
- a CDS encoding MaoC family dehydratase, whose protein sequence is MADRFTDFARTVSAPDLRLATTLARGALRSPFKRPRPDAPFPRTRLVLPSVRVDLARLAAYERACGFATGDDALPITYPHVLGFPAAMSLMSGGDFPLPLLGLVHTSVHITRHTVLPATGGYELAVHVAGLAPHRRGTEAAVVTVLRAADGVVAWESTSTYLARHRTDGPAPESAPREREPLPAVAEWRLGADVGRRYAAASGDRNPIHLHPLTARLFGFPRAIAHGMWTVARCLAAHGAPEAALVRAEFGSPVLLPGTVVHAADGVGRFELRDPAGQRVHLRGEVLPPLT, encoded by the coding sequence TTGGCCGACCGCTTCACGGACTTCGCCCGCACCGTGTCCGCGCCGGACCTCCGCCTGGCGACGACTCTGGCCCGTGGCGCCCTGCGCTCCCCCTTCAAGCGGCCCCGCCCTGACGCCCCCTTCCCCCGCACCCGGCTCGTGCTGCCCTCCGTCCGCGTCGACCTCGCGCGGCTGGCCGCCTACGAGCGGGCGTGCGGCTTCGCGACCGGCGACGACGCGCTGCCGATCACCTATCCGCACGTGCTCGGCTTCCCGGCGGCCATGAGCCTGATGAGCGGCGGGGACTTCCCGCTGCCGCTGCTCGGGCTGGTGCACACCTCGGTCCACATCACCCGGCACACCGTCCTGCCCGCCACGGGCGGGTACGAACTTGCCGTGCACGTCGCCGGGTTGGCACCGCACCGGCGCGGCACGGAGGCCGCCGTCGTCACCGTGCTGAGGGCGGCGGACGGAGTCGTCGCATGGGAGTCGACGAGCACGTACCTGGCCCGCCACCGCACCGACGGGCCCGCACCCGAGAGCGCGCCGCGAGAACGCGAACCCCTGCCCGCCGTCGCCGAGTGGCGCCTCGGAGCGGACGTGGGGCGGCGCTACGCGGCCGCCTCCGGTGACCGCAACCCGATCCACCTCCACCCGCTCACCGCCCGCCTGTTCGGCTTCCCGCGGGCGATCGCACACGGCATGTGGACCGTCGCCCGCTGCCTCGCCGCCCACGGCGCCCCCGAAGCCGCCCTGGTACGGGCGGAGTTCGGATCCCCGGTACTGCTGCCGGGCACGGTCGTCCACGCCGCCGACGGCGTCGGCCGCTTCGAACTGCGCGATCCCGCCGGGCAGCGGGTCCACCTGAGGGGCGAGGTGCTTCCGCCGCTCACGTGA
- a CDS encoding DUF4229 domain-containing protein: MLRYTLMRLGIFVGCLVVVWGLVYSGVAPRGLGSSNGLWIVTLALVISAPISFVVLRKERDRASVQVSERVDRMKANFEANAGQEDLADDRARDQAQPREQAQGQAS, translated from the coding sequence ATGCTCCGCTACACACTGATGCGCCTCGGGATCTTCGTGGGCTGCCTCGTGGTCGTCTGGGGCCTCGTCTACTCCGGTGTCGCCCCGCGCGGCCTCGGCAGCTCCAACGGGCTGTGGATCGTCACGCTCGCCCTGGTGATCTCGGCCCCGATCAGCTTCGTCGTCCTGCGCAAGGAGCGCGACCGGGCGTCGGTGCAGGTGTCCGAGCGGGTGGACCGCATGAAGGCGAACTTCGAGGCCAACGCGGGCCAGGAGGACCTCGCCGACGACCGGGCTCGGGACCAGGCGCAGCCCCGGGAGCAGGCTCAGGGACAGGCGTCCTGA
- a CDS encoding GNAT family N-acetyltransferase: MPLTFTLDPSVDPALRDGVLDLWTDVTNAGGAVGFVPPATREEIRPELVKQFLALTEGRARLLVGHDEEGRVAATAFLTLNTHRLMTHWLWLYTVMVHPRHQGRGYGRDLLAAAADAAGGFPGIDAIRLTCRGGLGLERFYASCGYKEVGRVPGAIRVEPGDDRDDVIMLLPLT; this comes from the coding sequence ATGCCCCTTACTTTCACTCTTGATCCTTCCGTCGACCCCGCTCTGCGCGACGGCGTCCTCGACCTGTGGACCGATGTCACGAACGCCGGCGGGGCGGTCGGCTTCGTGCCGCCCGCGACGCGGGAGGAGATACGTCCGGAACTGGTCAAGCAGTTCCTCGCGCTGACCGAGGGCCGTGCCCGGCTGCTGGTCGGCCACGACGAGGAGGGCCGGGTCGCCGCCACCGCCTTCCTGACCCTCAACACCCACCGGCTGATGACGCACTGGCTCTGGCTCTACACGGTGATGGTGCACCCGCGCCACCAGGGCCGGGGCTACGGACGGGACCTGCTGGCGGCCGCCGCGGACGCGGCCGGCGGCTTCCCGGGCATCGACGCGATCCGGCTCACCTGCCGGGGCGGGCTCGGCCTGGAGCGGTTCTACGCCTCCTGCGGCTACAAGGAGGTCGGGCGGGTGCCCGGCGCCATCCGGGTGGAGCCGGGCGACGACCGGGACGACGTGATCATGCTTCTGCCGCTGACCTGA
- a CDS encoding UdgX family uracil-DNA binding protein (This protein belongs to the uracil DNA glycosylase superfamily, members of which act in excision repair of DNA. However, it belongs more specifically to UdgX branch, whose founding member was found to bind uracil in DNA (where it does not belong), without cleaving it, appears to promote DNA repair by a pathway involving RecA, rather than base excision.) — translation MATAKAPEDAYTAAPFVPERADLAALREAAAGCRGCPLHRDATQTVFGAGDTGARVMLVGEQPGDQEDRRGRPFVGPAGKVLDRALAEAGIDPGETYVTNAVKHFKFTRSGPGKRRIHKAPSLRETAACGPWLAAELRLVEPELIVVLGATAGKALLGSSFRVTEVRGTVLEEEIHGRRERLVPTVHPSSVLRADDREAAYRGLVSDLKVAAHALV, via the coding sequence ATGGCCACCGCGAAGGCGCCCGAGGACGCCTACACCGCCGCGCCCTTCGTGCCCGAGCGCGCGGACCTGGCCGCCCTGCGCGAGGCGGCGGCGGGCTGCCGGGGCTGCCCGCTGCACCGCGACGCCACGCAGACCGTGTTCGGCGCCGGGGACACCGGCGCCCGGGTCATGCTCGTCGGCGAGCAGCCCGGGGACCAGGAGGACCGGCGGGGCCGGCCGTTCGTCGGGCCCGCCGGGAAGGTGCTGGACCGGGCTCTGGCCGAGGCGGGCATCGACCCGGGCGAGACGTATGTCACCAACGCGGTCAAGCACTTCAAGTTCACCCGGTCCGGGCCCGGCAAGCGCCGTATCCACAAGGCGCCGAGCCTGCGCGAGACGGCGGCGTGCGGGCCCTGGCTGGCGGCCGAACTCAGGCTCGTGGAGCCCGAGCTGATCGTGGTCCTGGGCGCGACGGCCGGGAAGGCCCTGCTGGGCTCCTCGTTCCGGGTGACCGAAGTGCGCGGGACGGTGCTGGAGGAGGAGATCCACGGGCGCCGGGAGCGGCTGGTGCCGACCGTGCACCCCTCGTCCGTGCTGCGCGCGGACGACCGGGAGGCCGCGTACCGGGGGCTGGTCTCCGACCTGAAAGTGGCTGCGCACGCCCTGGTGTAA
- the mqnE gene encoding aminofutalosine synthase MqnE has translation MDVGLKRELEEKVRAGVRLTREDGIALYESDDLAWLGGLAHEVRTRKNGDVVHFNVNRHLNMTNVCTASCAYCSFQRKPGEKDAYTMRIEEAVKLAKAMESENLTELHIVNGLHPNLPWRYYPRSLRELKAALPDVSLKAFTATEIHHFETISGLSASEILDELIDAGLESLTGGGAEIFDWEVRQHIVDHRTHWEDWSRIHRLAHEKGLKTPCTMLYGHIEEPRHRVDHVLRLRELQDETGGFQVFIPLRYQHDFVDVQDGKVRNRLQARTTMATGAEALKTFAVSRLLFDNVPHVKVFWVMHGVQTAQLALQHGADDMDGSVVEYKITHDADNYGTPNKLTREDLLDLIRDAGFRPVERNTRYEIIREYEGPDPARRESPQPMRV, from the coding sequence ATGGACGTCGGGCTCAAGCGCGAGCTGGAGGAGAAGGTGAGGGCGGGCGTCCGCCTGACCCGTGAGGACGGCATCGCGCTGTACGAGTCGGACGACCTGGCGTGGCTCGGCGGTCTCGCCCACGAGGTGCGCACCCGCAAGAACGGCGACGTGGTGCACTTCAACGTCAACCGGCACCTCAACATGACGAACGTGTGCACCGCGTCCTGCGCGTACTGCTCCTTCCAGCGCAAGCCGGGCGAGAAGGACGCGTACACGATGCGCATCGAGGAGGCCGTGAAGCTGGCCAAGGCGATGGAGTCGGAGAACCTCACCGAGCTGCACATCGTCAACGGCCTGCACCCGAACCTGCCGTGGCGCTACTACCCGCGTTCCCTGCGCGAGTTGAAGGCCGCACTGCCGGACGTGTCGCTGAAGGCGTTCACGGCCACCGAGATCCACCACTTCGAGACGATCTCCGGGCTGTCCGCCTCCGAGATCCTCGACGAGCTGATCGACGCCGGTCTGGAGTCCCTGACCGGCGGCGGCGCGGAGATCTTCGACTGGGAGGTCCGGCAGCACATCGTCGACCACCGCACCCACTGGGAGGACTGGTCGCGCATCCACCGGCTGGCGCACGAGAAGGGCCTGAAGACCCCGTGCACCATGCTCTACGGGCACATCGAGGAGCCCCGCCACCGCGTGGACCACGTGCTGCGGCTGCGTGAACTCCAGGACGAGACCGGCGGGTTCCAGGTCTTCATCCCGCTGCGCTACCAGCACGACTTCGTCGACGTGCAGGACGGCAAGGTCCGCAACCGCCTCCAGGCCCGTACCACCATGGCGACCGGCGCGGAGGCGCTGAAGACCTTCGCCGTCTCGCGGCTGCTCTTCGACAACGTCCCGCACGTCAAGGTGTTCTGGGTGATGCACGGCGTGCAGACCGCGCAGCTCGCCCTCCAGCACGGCGCGGACGACATGGACGGCTCCGTGGTCGAGTACAAGATCACGCACGACGCGGACAACTACGGCACCCCGAACAAGCTGACCCGCGAGGACCTGCTGGACCTGATCCGCGACGCCGGCTTCCGCCCGGTGGAGCGCAACACGCGCTACGAGATCATCCGGGAGTACGAGGGCCCGGACCCGGCGCGCCGCGAGTCGCCGCAGCCGATGCGGGTGTGA
- a CDS encoding Lrp/AsnC family transcriptional regulator, with protein MDAVDRQLIQALRENGRASYAELGRLVGLSGPSVTDRINRLEAAGVITGYRATVDAASLGLGVTALIGISLSDAADHEDVAQRLKDLSEIEDCWFIAGDDSFMLKVRASDVDGLESIIRRLSGTKGVSRTRTTIVLSTKWENRVGELPEEV; from the coding sequence ATGGACGCGGTGGACAGGCAGCTCATCCAGGCCCTGAGGGAGAACGGCCGGGCCTCATACGCGGAGCTGGGGCGCCTCGTCGGCCTGTCGGGACCGAGCGTCACCGACCGCATCAACCGGCTGGAGGCGGCCGGTGTCATCACCGGCTACCGCGCCACCGTGGACGCCGCCTCGCTCGGTCTCGGCGTCACCGCCCTGATCGGCATCTCGCTCTCCGACGCCGCCGACCACGAGGACGTGGCGCAGCGGCTGAAGGACCTCTCCGAGATCGAGGACTGCTGGTTCATCGCCGGCGACGACTCCTTCATGCTCAAGGTCCGCGCCTCGGACGTCGACGGACTGGAGAGCATCATCCGGCGGCTGTCCGGGACCAAGGGCGTCTCCCGGACCCGTACCACCATCGTGCTGTCCACGAAGTGGGAGAACCGGGTGGGTGAGCTGCCCGAGGAGGTCTGA
- a CDS encoding UbiX family flavin prenyltransferase, with amino-acid sequence MKPGETRRAPWIVGVSGASGTPYAAAVLRALLDAGQSVDLVVSRASRLTLLDETGISFRDAHWGDDLREWLSLGADGKPSTFDVDITGVRHWSAGDLAAGPSSGSYPAKGMLIVPASTACVAGVALGLSKDLLQRAASVTLKEGRPLVVAVRETPLNGQTLRHLVALDDAGATVLPASPAFYAGATHIQHLVDFVAGRALDAVGVPHRLYRRWEGELGGSRPA; translated from the coding sequence ATGAAGCCAGGAGAAACGCGGCGCGCGCCTTGGATCGTGGGGGTGTCCGGAGCGTCCGGCACGCCGTATGCGGCCGCTGTGCTGCGTGCGCTGCTCGACGCCGGACAGAGCGTCGACCTGGTGGTCAGCCGGGCCTCGCGGCTCACCCTGCTCGACGAGACCGGCATCTCCTTCCGGGACGCCCACTGGGGGGACGACCTGCGTGAATGGCTGTCCCTCGGCGCCGACGGCAAGCCCAGCACGTTCGACGTGGACATCACCGGGGTGCGGCACTGGAGCGCCGGTGACCTGGCGGCCGGTCCGTCCTCGGGGTCGTACCCGGCGAAGGGCATGCTGATCGTGCCCGCCTCGACGGCCTGTGTGGCGGGCGTCGCCCTCGGGCTGTCCAAGGATCTGCTGCAACGGGCGGCGAGCGTGACCCTCAAGGAGGGCAGGCCGCTGGTCGTGGCCGTACGGGAGACCCCGCTGAACGGCCAGACGCTGCGGCACCTGGTGGCACTGGACGACGCGGGCGCCACCGTCCTGCCCGCCTCGCCCGCCTTCTACGCCGGGGCGACGCACATCCAGCACCTCGTGGACTTCGTCGCCGGCCGGGCCCTGGACGCGGTGGGCGTGCCCCACCGTCTCTACCGTCGCTGGGAGGGCGAACTGGGCGGCTCCCGGCCCGCGTGA
- the mqnP gene encoding menaquinone biosynthesis prenyltransferase MqnP produces the protein MSSASAAIPQPGRTKAFLRLVMIEHSIFALPFAYIASLTAMYDWDRTIHWGRLLLVTVAMVGLRTFAMAVNRIIDREIDARNPRTAQRELVTGAMSVRHAWTGALVALVVFLAAAALLNPLCLALAPIAVIPMVVYPYGKRFTNFPQAILGLAQAMGPIGGWLAISGSWSWEAVILGLAVGIWIGGFDLIYACQDVETDREIGVKSVPARFGVPAAIRGARACHFVTTALFVWYAVATGAGAFFWLGLIVVAGAFVYEHTIVRPHDLSRLNRAFFSVNGFIGIALFVCALLDLLVRGLTV, from the coding sequence GTGAGCTCGGCGTCCGCCGCGATCCCTCAGCCGGGACGCACCAAGGCCTTCCTGCGCCTGGTGATGATCGAGCACTCGATCTTCGCGCTGCCCTTCGCCTACATCGCCTCCCTGACCGCGATGTACGACTGGGACAGGACCATCCACTGGGGCAGGCTGCTACTCGTCACCGTGGCGATGGTGGGGCTGCGCACGTTCGCGATGGCCGTCAACCGGATCATCGACCGGGAGATCGACGCCCGTAACCCGCGCACCGCGCAGCGCGAGCTGGTGACCGGCGCGATGTCGGTGCGGCACGCCTGGACGGGCGCGCTCGTCGCGCTCGTCGTGTTCCTGGCGGCCGCGGCCCTGCTCAACCCGCTCTGCCTGGCCCTCGCCCCCATCGCGGTGATCCCGATGGTGGTCTACCCCTACGGCAAGCGGTTCACGAACTTCCCGCAGGCCATCCTGGGCCTGGCCCAGGCGATGGGCCCGATCGGCGGCTGGCTGGCGATCTCCGGCAGCTGGTCCTGGGAGGCGGTGATCCTGGGCCTGGCCGTCGGCATCTGGATCGGTGGCTTCGACCTCATCTACGCCTGCCAGGACGTGGAGACCGACCGCGAGATCGGCGTGAAGTCGGTCCCGGCCCGTTTCGGCGTCCCCGCCGCCATCCGGGGAGCGCGGGCCTGCCACTTCGTCACCACCGCGCTGTTCGTCTGGTACGCGGTCGCCACCGGCGCCGGCGCCTTCTTCTGGCTGGGCCTGATCGTCGTCGCGGGCGCCTTCGTCTACGAGCACACGATCGTCCGCCCGCACGACCTGTCCCGCCTCAACCGGGCGTTCTTCAGCGTCAACGGGTTCATCGGTATCGCCCTTTTTGTGTGCGCGCTGCTGGATCTGCTGGTGCGCGGTCTCACGGTCTGA